A region of Mesorhizobium sp. AR02 DNA encodes the following proteins:
- a CDS encoding amidohydrolase family protein — protein sequence MGEQTILSEQTIFRNAKLADGSLADFFVTGGRFSAIAPAGSAPPADFAAVAPITIDLGGQLVVPAFVEGHIHLDTSFHGDAWRPHIPCTNGFDVRERVAFQAQNLAAAAPMAERAKNQLELCVGHGSLAMRSHVMVDGSVGLSHVETILAVREKYRDLIDIQLVAFPQSGILSSPGTAELLDEALKLGCDLIGGLDPASFDRDVKGHLDVVFGLAQKHGAGVDIHLHDGGTLGLFQVEEIAARTKALGMEGHVAVSHAYGLGDIPADALAKAGAMLAAAGVAIMTNAPGNHAFPPVAALRQAGVTVFSGSDNIRDSWWPYGDGDMLNRANMIGYRSGFYEDHELAAAFDVVTHAGAKALGLEDYGIVVGASADFVAMRAQHVPEAVVAVPKDRTVYRRGKAVASDGRMLAIILA from the coding sequence ATGGGCGAGCAGACAATTTTGAGCGAACAGACGATTTTCCGCAACGCGAAACTGGCCGATGGGTCGCTGGCGGATTTCTTCGTCACCGGCGGCCGCTTCAGCGCCATCGCGCCGGCCGGCAGTGCGCCGCCGGCTGATTTCGCCGCCGTCGCCCCTATCACTATCGACCTCGGCGGCCAGCTTGTGGTGCCGGCCTTCGTCGAGGGGCATATCCATCTCGACACCTCGTTCCATGGCGACGCTTGGCGCCCGCATATTCCCTGCACCAACGGCTTCGACGTGCGCGAGCGCGTTGCCTTCCAGGCGCAAAACCTTGCCGCCGCGGCGCCGATGGCCGAACGGGCGAAGAACCAGCTCGAGCTTTGCGTTGGCCATGGCAGCCTGGCCATGCGCAGCCATGTCATGGTCGATGGTTCGGTCGGGCTCAGCCATGTCGAAACCATCCTGGCCGTGCGCGAAAAATACCGCGACCTCATCGACATCCAGCTCGTCGCCTTCCCGCAAAGCGGTATTCTGTCGTCCCCCGGCACGGCGGAGCTGCTCGACGAGGCGCTGAAGCTCGGCTGCGACCTGATTGGCGGGCTCGACCCGGCCAGCTTCGACCGCGATGTGAAGGGCCATCTCGACGTCGTGTTCGGGCTCGCGCAAAAGCATGGCGCGGGCGTCGACATCCACCTGCATGATGGCGGCACGCTCGGCCTGTTCCAGGTCGAGGAGATCGCGGCGCGGACAAAGGCGCTCGGCATGGAAGGCCATGTCGCCGTCAGCCACGCCTATGGCCTTGGCGACATCCCGGCCGACGCCCTGGCGAAGGCCGGCGCGATGCTGGCGGCGGCTGGCGTGGCGATCATGACCAACGCGCCCGGCAACCATGCCTTCCCGCCGGTGGCGGCTCTGCGGCAGGCAGGCGTCACCGTGTTCAGCGGCTCCGACAACATCCGCGATTCCTGGTGGCCCTATGGCGATGGCGACATGCTGAACCGGGCCAACATGATCGGCTACCGCTCCGGCTTCTATGAGGACCACGAGCTGGCCGCCGCCTTCGATGTGGTGACCCACGCCGGCGCCAAGGCGTTGGGGCTGGAGGACTACGGCATCGTGGTTGGCGCCAGCGCCGACTTCGTCGCCATGCGGGCGCAGCACGTGCCCGAGGCGGTGGTAGCGGTGCCGAAGGACCGGACGGTCTATCGGCGGGGCAAGGCGGTGGCGAGCGATGGCCGAATGCTGGCTATCATCCTAGCCTGA
- a CDS encoding VirK/YbjX family protein: MIFETSERAWLREAAGVFSQILGLCGRLGLRQSRIFLTRFACKPVSFFKWFHFLRGFRQKHGLGCPHDDLLRKKPYKFFALGLPGHRGFDLLVDHFNLAAAGLPRHVLEAVWRGRAMDIGQVTGRRDAYALTMRLSVHSGTSHEGAFSIRLTRQSDRLDLVRLSFILYPLGASPLGAGPMGASRYTVAIGGLQGSKEPEAKRAVIEATRDLCGLRPKDAALLVMEGIAIGGGADHVLGVCDARHTINFRSPEKRAGKRADMDQYWIDRGGQQGGEFGFAMPVRSRDMAAPLSRRDVYKFEFLEFGKSLFASPFRLNEVPLDLTRGGPFAQ, encoded by the coding sequence TTGATTTTCGAAACGAGCGAGCGCGCCTGGCTGCGGGAAGCCGCCGGCGTCTTCAGCCAGATCCTTGGCCTTTGCGGGCGGCTGGGGCTGCGGCAATCCAGGATTTTCCTCACCCGCTTCGCCTGCAAGCCGGTGAGCTTCTTCAAATGGTTCCACTTCCTCAGAGGTTTCCGGCAAAAGCACGGACTGGGCTGCCCACATGACGATTTGCTGCGCAAGAAGCCCTACAAATTCTTCGCCCTTGGGCTGCCTGGCCATCGCGGCTTCGACCTTCTGGTCGACCATTTCAATCTGGCGGCGGCGGGCCTGCCGCGGCATGTGCTGGAGGCGGTCTGGCGCGGGCGGGCGATGGACATCGGCCAGGTGACCGGACGGCGCGATGCCTATGCGCTGACCATGCGCCTGTCCGTTCATTCCGGCACCAGCCACGAAGGCGCCTTCTCGATCAGGCTGACGCGGCAGAGCGACCGGCTCGACCTGGTCAGGTTGAGCTTCATCCTCTATCCCCTGGGCGCCAGCCCCTTGGGCGCCGGCCCCATGGGCGCCAGCCGCTACACCGTCGCCATTGGCGGGCTCCAGGGCAGCAAGGAGCCAGAGGCCAAGCGCGCCGTCATCGAGGCCACGCGCGACCTGTGCGGGCTCAGGCCCAAGGATGCGGCACTGCTGGTCATGGAAGGCATCGCGATCGGTGGCGGCGCCGATCATGTCCTCGGCGTCTGCGATGCCAGGCACACCATCAACTTCCGCTCGCCCGAAAAACGCGCCGGCAAGCGTGCCGACATGGACCAGTACTGGATCGATCGCGGCGGACAGCAAGGCGGCGAATTCGGCTTTGCCATGCCGGTGCGGAGCCGCGACATGGCAGCGCCGCTCAGCCGGCGAGACGTCTACAAGTTCGAATTCCTGGAGTTTGGCAAGAGCCTGTTTGCCTCGCCGTTCAGACTGAACGAGGTTCCACTTGATCTCACTCGCGGAGGGCCTTTCGCCCAATGA
- a CDS encoding DUF1236 domain-containing protein — MKYYLSSAAAVLILMGGIGAAMAEDVIVVQPAQRVVVQPEQETVVRQYVKKQPLASVNLLGVELKLGSPVPDTVELREVPDVKYRVAVINDQTVLVDPETRQVVEVLH; from the coding sequence ATGAAATATTATCTTTCGAGTGCGGCAGCCGTACTCATCCTGATGGGCGGCATTGGTGCGGCGATGGCCGAAGACGTCATCGTCGTCCAGCCGGCGCAGCGGGTCGTGGTTCAACCGGAGCAGGAGACGGTCGTTCGCCAATACGTCAAGAAGCAGCCGCTGGCATCGGTCAATCTTCTGGGCGTCGAACTCAAGCTCGGCTCGCCGGTGCCGGATACCGTCGAACTGCGTGAGGTGCCTGATGTCAAATACCGCGTCGCGGTGATCAACGACCAGACCGTGCTCGTCGACCCCGAGACCCGTCAGGTCGTCGAGGTTCTGCACTGA
- the yghU gene encoding glutathione-dependent disulfide-bond oxidoreductase: MTDYTPPKVWTWNKANGGAFASINRPIAGPTHDKELPVGKHPLQLYSLATPNGVKVTVMLEELLARGYKGAEYDAWIIRINDGDQFGSGFVEVNPNSKIPALMDRSGATPVRIFESGSILVYLAEKFGEFLPTEQPARAEVLSWLFWQMGSAPYLGGGFGHFYAYAPQKFEYAIDRFAMETKRQMDVLDRRLAVSEYLGGKDYSIADMAVWPWYGGLALGRMYNDSADFLSVQEYSHVQRWAKAIDERPAVKRGRMVNRAFGEPALQLHERHDASDFDTRTQDKLATAAE; this comes from the coding sequence ATGACAGACTACACCCCGCCGAAAGTATGGACCTGGAACAAGGCAAATGGCGGCGCCTTTGCCAGCATCAACCGGCCGATCGCCGGGCCGACGCATGACAAGGAATTGCCCGTCGGCAAGCATCCGCTGCAGCTCTATTCGCTGGCGACGCCGAACGGCGTCAAGGTGACGGTCATGCTGGAGGAGCTTCTGGCGCGCGGCTACAAGGGCGCCGAATACGATGCCTGGATCATCCGCATCAATGATGGCGACCAGTTCGGGAGCGGCTTTGTCGAGGTCAACCCCAACTCCAAGATCCCGGCTTTGATGGATCGCAGCGGCGCCACGCCGGTGCGTATCTTCGAGTCCGGCTCGATCCTGGTCTATCTCGCCGAGAAGTTCGGCGAGTTCCTGCCCACCGAACAGCCGGCGCGCGCCGAAGTGCTGTCCTGGCTGTTCTGGCAGATGGGCTCGGCGCCGTATCTGGGCGGCGGCTTCGGCCATTTCTACGCCTATGCGCCGCAGAAATTCGAATATGCCATCGACCGCTTCGCCATGGAAACCAAGCGGCAGATGGACGTGCTCGACCGCCGGCTGGCGGTATCAGAATATCTCGGCGGCAAGGATTACTCGATCGCCGATATGGCGGTCTGGCCCTGGTATGGCGGGCTGGCGCTCGGCCGCATGTACAATGATTCCGCCGACTTCCTGTCGGTGCAGGAGTACAGCCACGTTCAGCGCTGGGCGAAAGCGATCGACGAGCGGCCGGCGGTCAAGCGCGGCCGCATGGTCAATCGCGCCTTCGGCGAGCCGGCGCTGCAGCTGCACGAGCGCCACGACGCCAGCGATTTCGACACCAGGACGCAGGACAAGCTGGCGACCGCAGCCGAATAG
- a CDS encoding S1C family serine protease, protein MAINPNPRSVVAVRATVPEDAFTAGALGTLREGSGVVIRDDGLVLTIGYLITEAEEVWLTAHDGRVIPAHALAYDQESGFGLVQALAPTGLPAVALGDAGKARIGDAVVLADGIGRAVEAKIVTKQEFAGYWEYLLDEAIFIAPAHPSWGGAPLFSADGALLGIGSLRLQMSRAGEVADINMVVPIDLLPPILDDLLTRGQVARPPRPWLGALSAESDGKVVVMSVTEGGPAAKAGLRQGDVISEVRDGAVDGLADFYRKLWDSGSAGAEIPMRVVRDGRETWLRVKSADRGSFLKKPQLQ, encoded by the coding sequence ATGGCCATCAATCCCAATCCGCGCTCCGTCGTTGCCGTGCGGGCGACCGTCCCAGAGGATGCTTTTACGGCCGGCGCGCTGGGCACGCTCAGGGAGGGCAGCGGCGTCGTCATCCGCGACGACGGGCTGGTGCTGACCATCGGCTATCTCATCACCGAGGCCGAGGAGGTCTGGCTGACCGCGCATGACGGCCGCGTCATCCCGGCGCACGCGCTGGCCTATGACCAGGAATCGGGCTTCGGCCTGGTCCAGGCGCTGGCGCCGACCGGGCTGCCGGCCGTGGCGCTGGGTGATGCCGGCAAGGCTCGTATCGGCGACGCGGTGGTGCTTGCCGACGGCATCGGCCGGGCGGTCGAGGCCAAGATCGTCACCAAGCAGGAATTCGCCGGCTATTGGGAGTATCTGCTCGACGAGGCGATCTTCATCGCGCCCGCGCATCCATCCTGGGGCGGAGCGCCGCTGTTCAGCGCCGATGGCGCGCTGCTCGGCATCGGCTCGCTGCGCCTGCAGATGAGCCGCGCCGGCGAGGTCGCCGATATCAACATGGTGGTGCCGATTGATCTGTTGCCGCCCATCCTCGACGATCTCCTGACACGCGGCCAGGTGGCCAGGCCGCCGCGTCCGTGGCTCGGCGCCCTGTCGGCCGAAAGCGACGGCAAGGTGGTGGTGATGAGCGTGACCGAGGGCGGTCCGGCCGCCAAGGCCGGCCTGCGCCAGGGCGATGTCATCTCCGAGGTCCGCGACGGCGCGGTCGACGGGCTCGCCGATTTCTATCGCAAGCTGTGGGACAGCGGCTCGGCCGGTGCCGAGATCCCGATGCGTGTGGTGCGCGACGGCCGCGAGACCTGGCTGCGCGTCAAGTCCGCCGACCGCGGCAGCTTTTTGAAGAAGCCGCAGTTGCAATAG
- a CDS encoding LysR family transcriptional regulator, giving the protein MHPRLLRTFLAVARCRNITRAAEAVHLAQSSVSDQIQTLEAELGAALFTRTKAGLELTPAGLALKPIAEDLLRLDGEARAAVLLAAGQTSGALTIGALETIASARLAPWLPGFQASHPDIIVRMKVADSGTLLRLLRDGDIDVAFCFERRDGAKDADERLARRTIGAEPLVLVAAPAQGIAPRDLAGLAAQRFVATEPGCIYRHMFDTAFAEAGMAAPKLAAEVGSIGAIARLVAAGAGLGLVPRLAVSDALERGDLVELPWPGRAQAAPLTMIWRRRRVQPLALRQLLAAARDTLAQEPSQTSSEPESTSRPKVLL; this is encoded by the coding sequence ATGCATCCAAGACTGCTCAGGACCTTTCTCGCGGTGGCACGCTGCCGCAACATCACCCGCGCCGCCGAGGCGGTCCATCTCGCACAGTCGAGTGTCAGCGACCAGATCCAGACCCTCGAGGCGGAGTTGGGTGCCGCTTTGTTCACACGCACGAAGGCCGGCCTGGAGCTGACGCCGGCGGGGCTGGCGCTGAAGCCGATCGCCGAAGATTTGTTGCGGCTCGACGGCGAGGCGCGCGCGGCGGTGCTGCTGGCTGCCGGGCAGACAAGCGGGGCGCTGACCATCGGCGCGCTGGAAACGATCGCCTCGGCCCGGCTGGCGCCCTGGCTGCCGGGATTTCAAGCCAGCCATCCCGACATCATTGTGCGGATGAAGGTGGCCGACAGCGGCACGCTGCTGCGCCTGCTCAGGGATGGCGACATCGACGTCGCCTTCTGCTTCGAGCGTCGTGACGGTGCGAAGGACGCCGATGAACGCCTGGCCAGGCGCACCATAGGCGCCGAACCGCTGGTGCTGGTCGCGGCTCCGGCACAAGGCATCGCGCCGCGCGACCTGGCAGGACTTGCCGCGCAGCGCTTCGTGGCGACGGAGCCTGGATGCATCTACCGGCATATGTTCGACACCGCTTTTGCCGAGGCGGGCATGGCAGCGCCAAAACTTGCCGCTGAAGTCGGTAGCATCGGCGCCATTGCCCGGCTGGTGGCGGCGGGTGCTGGGCTGGGCCTCGTTCCACGCCTTGCGGTCAGTGACGCGCTAGAGCGTGGCGATCTTGTCGAACTGCCATGGCCCGGCCGAGCACAGGCGGCACCGCTGACGATGATCTGGCGACGCCGGCGCGTCCAGCCGCTGGCGCTGCGGCAATTGCTCGCCGCCGCGCGCGACACGCTGGCGCAGGAGCCCTCTCAAACCAGTTCAGAACCTGAATCGACAAGCCGCCCCAAGGTCCTGCTTTGA
- a CDS encoding SDR family oxidoreductase: protein MSISNQKILIVGGGSGMGLALARRCVEAGAEIIIAGRGEQRLREAREALGNPAGLDMAVVDIAREDQVAALFARIGALDHIVSTAADIEGAYRLLPELDLKAAQRAVDSKLFGPLLLAKHGARQLAVSGSMTFVSGIAAYRPAARGSVVAAVNAALEGLVRALAVELAPIRVNAVSPGWVDTEIWAQVAGDRKAEMLAAMAERLPVGRVGQPADIADAIFFLIGNGFTTGTTLHVEGGHRLV, encoded by the coding sequence ATGAGCATTTCAAACCAGAAAATCCTGATCGTCGGCGGCGGCTCCGGCATGGGCCTGGCGCTGGCCAGGCGTTGTGTCGAGGCCGGTGCTGAAATCATCATCGCCGGGCGCGGTGAGCAGAGGCTGAGAGAGGCCCGCGAGGCGCTGGGCAATCCCGCCGGCTTGGACATGGCCGTCGTCGACATCGCCCGGGAAGACCAGGTTGCGGCGTTGTTCGCGCGCATCGGCGCCCTCGACCATATCGTCAGCACGGCGGCCGACATCGAAGGCGCCTACAGGCTGCTGCCGGAGCTTGACCTCAAGGCTGCGCAACGCGCGGTCGACAGCAAGCTCTTCGGCCCGCTGCTGCTTGCCAAGCACGGCGCCCGACAGCTGGCAGTGAGCGGTTCGATGACCTTCGTCTCCGGCATCGCCGCCTACCGGCCGGCCGCCCGCGGCTCGGTCGTCGCCGCCGTCAATGCCGCGCTCGAAGGGCTGGTTCGGGCGCTGGCCGTCGAACTCGCGCCGATCCGCGTCAACGCCGTTTCGCCCGGCTGGGTCGACACCGAGATCTGGGCGCAGGTCGCCGGCGACCGCAAGGCCGAAATGCTTGCCGCGATGGCCGAGCGGCTGCCGGTCGGCAGGGTCGGCCAGCCCGCAGATATCGCCGACGCCATTTTCTTCCTGATCGGCAATGGTTTTACCACCGGAACGACGCTCCATGTCGAGGGTGGACACCGGCTTGTCTGA
- a CDS encoding MarR family winged helix-turn-helix transcriptional regulator has translation MATSSEVLQTKTEDLLIGALLRVPAQAIQRRLIKELNAAGFGELRLPHMAVLQFPGPDGARPGTIAERAGMSKQAINQLLSSLEGYGYIVRSDGEGSARVVHATERGHAAFWKMVDILRDIEEEWRSELGPERFDQLKALLFVVWDSPLVR, from the coding sequence ATGGCCACCTCCAGCGAAGTTCTGCAGACCAAGACCGAGGACCTTTTGATCGGCGCCCTGCTGCGCGTGCCGGCGCAGGCCATCCAGCGCCGGCTGATCAAGGAGCTCAACGCCGCCGGTTTCGGCGAATTGCGCCTGCCGCATATGGCGGTGCTGCAGTTTCCCGGCCCGGACGGCGCACGCCCTGGTACCATCGCCGAACGTGCCGGCATGAGCAAACAAGCGATCAACCAGCTGCTCAGCAGCCTCGAAGGGTATGGCTATATCGTCCGCTCCGACGGCGAAGGCAGCGCACGCGTGGTGCACGCCACCGAACGCGGCCACGCCGCTTTCTGGAAGATGGTCGACATATTGCGCGACATCGAGGAGGAGTGGCGCAGCGAGCTCGGGCCGGAGCGCTTCGACCAATTGAAAGCGCTGCTGTTCGTCGTCTGGGACAGCCCGCTGGTGCGCTGA
- a CDS encoding cupin domain-containing protein, with product MSAMDLQVNPSNETIGTKGLSVRFLVSGENSNGSVAAFELMVPGAQRLPAPAHSHDHYEETIYGIDGVLTWTVDGKPIEVGPGEALCIPRGAVHRFDNNGTKDAKALCVITPAAIGPDYFREAFGLLNAAAGGPPDKAKMMEIMRRHGLTPAAPPPV from the coding sequence ATGTCAGCCATGGATCTTCAGGTCAACCCATCCAATGAAACCATCGGCACCAAGGGGCTGTCGGTCCGTTTCCTGGTATCGGGCGAAAATTCGAACGGCAGTGTCGCCGCTTTCGAGCTGATGGTGCCGGGCGCACAGCGCTTGCCAGCGCCGGCGCACAGCCACGATCACTACGAGGAAACCATCTACGGCATTGATGGGGTGTTGACCTGGACCGTGGACGGCAAGCCGATCGAGGTTGGGCCGGGGGAGGCGCTGTGCATTCCACGCGGCGCCGTCCACCGCTTCGACAACAATGGCACCAAGGATGCCAAGGCACTCTGCGTCATCACGCCGGCGGCGATTGGTCCGGACTATTTCCGGGAGGCATTCGGCTTGCTCAACGCAGCTGCCGGTGGGCCGCCGGACAAAGCCAAGATGATGGAGATCATGCGCCGCCACGGGCTGACGCCGGCAGCCCCGCCACCGGTCTGA
- a CDS encoding YdeI/OmpD-associated family protein yields MAPVKVDPDKVREFPDAASFYAWLGQHHATETEVWIKVHKVGSGLKSITPKEAIDVVLCFGWIDAVRKGLDENSFLQRYTPRGKKSIWSKINIDNVARLVEEGRMTGHGLSQVEAAKADGRWARAYGSGKEMKIPDDLQAAIDAEPAAKAMLEKLSAQNRFSLAFRTHNMKTEAGRKKKIETFVAMLKRGETIYPQGKK; encoded by the coding sequence ATGGCGCCGGTCAAGGTCGATCCCGACAAGGTTCGGGAATTCCCCGACGCGGCGAGTTTTTATGCCTGGCTCGGCCAGCACCACGCCACGGAAACCGAAGTGTGGATCAAGGTGCACAAGGTCGGGTCGGGGCTGAAGTCGATCACGCCGAAGGAGGCCATCGACGTCGTGCTGTGCTTCGGCTGGATCGACGCGGTGCGCAAGGGGCTGGACGAGAACAGTTTTCTCCAGCGCTACACGCCGCGCGGCAAGAAGAGCATCTGGAGCAAGATCAACATCGACAATGTCGCGCGGCTGGTGGAGGAGGGCCGCATGACCGGGCATGGGCTGAGCCAGGTCGAGGCCGCCAAGGCCGACGGACGCTGGGCGCGCGCCTATGGTAGCGGCAAGGAAATGAAAATCCCTGACGATCTGCAGGCAGCCATCGATGCCGAACCAGCGGCGAAGGCGATGCTGGAAAAGCTCAGCGCGCAGAACCGCTTCTCGCTCGCCTTCCGCACCCACAACATGAAGACCGAGGCCGGCCGCAAGAAGAAGATCGAGACCTTCGTGGCGATGCTGAAACGCGGCGAGACGATCTATCCGCAGGGCAAGAAGTAG
- a CDS encoding LysR family transcriptional regulator codes for MDVVSALRTFLRVAQTKSFSAAAIDLDLTQPAVSRQVSALESHLKTRLLHRTTSALALTAEGEQMLPMALRVIEAVEALGQAGCAEAAVSGKVRLSLPTPLGFFISDRLARLLERHPALQVDLLLRDEPSDLVASAIDLEVRLGPVGDSSLMCRRIGWTTAFLVASPAYLKGRDTPRAPQDIRDHSCICYSRGGDGRSWSFSSGADEVVLRIEPRLVANNSMAVHRAALAGAGLAVLSHILARPDIEAGRLVKLMPDFPPTRLPINVVYPSRRNIPLRVTTVLDFLVQAVRDDILMSSAAPSPTIPMASTQAPAPDAPYFLPCG; via the coding sequence ATGGACGTCGTATCGGCGTTGCGAACGTTCCTGCGCGTGGCGCAGACAAAATCCTTCTCTGCGGCTGCCATCGACCTTGATCTGACGCAGCCGGCTGTATCCCGGCAGGTCTCCGCGCTGGAATCGCATCTCAAGACGCGCCTTCTGCACCGTACGACGAGCGCGCTCGCCTTGACGGCGGAGGGTGAACAGATGCTGCCGATGGCGCTGCGCGTCATCGAAGCGGTCGAAGCGCTCGGCCAGGCCGGCTGTGCCGAAGCGGCCGTATCGGGGAAGGTGCGGCTCAGCCTGCCAACGCCGCTCGGCTTCTTCATCAGCGACCGCCTGGCAAGGCTGCTGGAGCGCCATCCGGCACTTCAAGTCGATCTGCTCCTTCGCGACGAGCCGTCGGACCTGGTCGCGAGCGCAATCGATCTCGAGGTACGTCTCGGGCCGGTCGGTGACAGCAGCCTGATGTGCCGCCGGATCGGCTGGACAACAGCCTTTCTCGTGGCCTCGCCAGCCTATCTCAAGGGACGCGACACACCGCGAGCGCCGCAAGACATCAGGGATCATTCCTGCATTTGCTACAGCCGTGGCGGCGACGGCCGGTCATGGTCGTTCTCCAGTGGAGCGGATGAAGTTGTTCTGCGGATCGAGCCCCGCCTTGTCGCCAACAATTCAATGGCCGTCCATCGCGCGGCATTGGCAGGAGCCGGGCTTGCGGTGCTCTCCCACATTCTGGCCAGACCGGACATCGAAGCAGGCAGGCTGGTCAAGCTGATGCCGGATTTTCCACCGACACGCCTGCCGATCAATGTCGTCTACCCATCCCGCCGGAATATACCGCTGCGTGTGACGACGGTCCTCGACTTTCTTGTCCAGGCCGTGCGCGACGACATCCTGATGTCGTCGGCGGCGCCCTCGCCGACCATCCCTATGGCATCGACCCAAGCTCCGGCGCCGGACGCGCCCTACTTCTTGCCCTGCGGATAG
- a CDS encoding carboxymuconolactone decarboxylase family protein, with amino-acid sequence MTQRLNAAQQSPELFKKLIDLSMAETHGAIEEKIRDLVHIRASQINGCAFCLDMHVKEAKIHGESELRLHHVAVWRESTLFIPRERAALAWTEAVTKLPEGGIPDELYERVRGQLSEKEISDLTFSIMAINAWNRVNVAFKTVPGSADKLYGLDKAGLN; translated from the coding sequence ATGACACAGCGCCTCAACGCCGCGCAGCAATCGCCTGAATTGTTCAAGAAGCTCATCGATCTCAGCATGGCCGAGACACATGGCGCCATCGAAGAGAAGATCCGCGATCTGGTCCACATCAGGGCATCCCAGATCAATGGCTGCGCCTTCTGCCTCGACATGCATGTCAAGGAAGCCAAGATCCACGGCGAGAGCGAGCTGCGGCTCCATCATGTCGCCGTCTGGCGGGAATCGACCCTTTTCATTCCCCGTGAACGTGCCGCCCTTGCCTGGACCGAAGCCGTCACCAAACTCCCCGAAGGCGGTATCCCGGACGAACTCTACGAGCGCGTGCGCGGGCAGCTTTCGGAAAAGGAAATCTCCGACCTCACCTTCTCGATCATGGCCATCAATGCCTGGAACCGCGTCAACGTCGCCTTCAAGACCGTGCCCGGCTCTGCGGACAAGCTCTACGGCCTCGACAAGGCCGGCCTGAACTAA
- a CDS encoding SDR family oxidoreductase — MKIVIIGGTGLIGSKTTERLRRQGNEVIAAAPNTGVNTITGEGLQEALEGAEVVIDLANSPSFEDKAAMDFFETSGRNLLAADKAAGVRHHIALSVVGTERLQDCGYFRAKLAQENLIKASGIPYTIVHSTQFMEFLAGIAKSGTVGEAVHLSPAYVQPIASDDVADVMAGVALAAPINGMIEISGPQRVRMSELVARYLKAVGDPREVVADPEALYFGARLNDTSLVSDNNPRLGHITFEQWFPTSARK; from the coding sequence ATGAAAATCGTCATCATCGGGGGCACCGGGCTCATCGGTTCCAAGACCACCGAACGCCTGCGCAGGCAGGGTAACGAGGTGATCGCAGCCGCGCCGAATACCGGCGTCAACACCATAACCGGCGAAGGCCTGCAGGAAGCGCTCGAAGGCGCGGAAGTCGTGATCGACCTCGCCAACTCACCCTCTTTCGAGGACAAGGCAGCGATGGACTTCTTCGAGACGTCGGGCCGCAACCTGCTCGCTGCGGACAAGGCCGCCGGCGTCAGGCACCATATCGCGCTCTCGGTAGTCGGCACCGAACGCCTGCAGGATTGCGGCTATTTCCGCGCCAAGCTCGCCCAGGAGAATCTGATCAAGGCTTCCGGCATTCCCTACACCATCGTTCATTCCACGCAGTTCATGGAATTCCTGGCCGGGATCGCCAAATCGGGCACTGTTGGCGAGGCGGTGCATCTGTCGCCGGCCTATGTGCAGCCCATCGCATCCGACGACGTCGCCGACGTCATGGCCGGGGTCGCGCTCGCCGCGCCGATCAACGGCATGATCGAGATTTCGGGTCCGCAGCGTGTGCGCATGAGCGAACTCGTCGCCCGCTACCTCAAGGCTGTCGGCGATCCCCGCGAGGTGGTGGCCGATCCGGAGGCGCTCTACTTCGGCGCGCGGCTGAACGACACTTCGCTCGTCTCCGACAACAATCCCCGCCTCGGCCACATCACCTTCGAGCAGTGGTTTCCCACCTCGGCGCGGAAGTGA
- a CDS encoding cupin domain-containing protein codes for MIKSIAAALVVTAALVGTAGAHDAGERAAKVTLVYEHELPNVPGKSIKGILVEYGPGGTSPAHTHPTSAFIYATVLEGSIRSQVNDDPVKVYKAGESFSEMPGDRHSVSENGSETEPAKLLAVFVVDTAQKELTYPAKK; via the coding sequence ATGATCAAGTCAATCGCCGCCGCCCTCGTCGTGACGGCAGCCCTGGTGGGTACGGCCGGAGCCCATGACGCCGGCGAAAGGGCCGCCAAAGTCACCCTCGTCTATGAGCATGAACTGCCGAATGTTCCGGGCAAGAGCATCAAGGGCATCCTCGTCGAATATGGCCCGGGCGGCACCTCGCCGGCGCACACCCATCCGACCTCTGCCTTCATCTATGCGACGGTTCTGGAAGGCTCCATCCGCAGTCAGGTCAACGACGACCCGGTCAAGGTCTACAAGGCCGGCGAGAGCTTTTCGGAGATGCCGGGCGATCGCCACAGTGTGAGCGAAAACGGCAGCGAGACGGAGCCCGCGAAGCTGCTGGCGGTGTTCGTGGTCGATACCGCTCAGAAAGAACTGACCTATCCGGCCAAGAAGTAG